Genomic window (Vigna unguiculata cultivar IT97K-499-35 chromosome 10, ASM411807v1, whole genome shotgun sequence):
TATTTCCTTGTTCATTTgttgaatataaaaaagtacACATTTGTTTGTTGGTTATTATATCAGTTGTTTGCACTGAAATATGAGAAAGAACAattgatgataataatataaaaaagatgaaagaagaagaagaagagaataacTTACTGTGAAAATGAAATTGTAGCCATGTTTGAGAACTTCCAAGAGGAACTGTGTTCTCTTCCACATCATCTTGACGAAATCTTGAGACATGTAAACTTTCTCACCTTTGAAATCAACACCATCTGTTTCCAATCTGAAGCAGTTGAGTTTCAGAAACTGGCATCGATCATAGGCAATTTGATCAACAGCAACTATGAGAATGTGATGAATGAGAGATCTTGTTCCTTCTCCCAGCCAAAAACTGTTGAGAAATATATCAAGCATGGTGGTGTCACTCTCCACATCTTGCTCTGCATAAGCCCTATTCACTACTGCTATTATCACTGTTTTGTTTCCCATTGAAGCTTTCGCCAAAGCACACTCAAGGGTATCTCCACATGCTTCAGTGTTTGACTTGTTCTACAATGTTTGCACAAAGTTCAATTATGATGTCTgtttttgatgttcagattgatGCAAACCAGATTAACAACTATCTGGGCAAGTGAAGATATCTGTTTTTGATGTTTGCAAAAAATTCAAACACTTAACTTTATAATGTGAGATGATGACCGATATTcagatgaattttttatgttcaTATTCATATTAAGAACTAATTGAGGCAATCGATGTTGGAGATAGAGATAATTGAGTGTAAATCTCACTTTACAAATCAGTTTTGTAAGgttaagttagacttaaagtccacttcttaaaATGATCTATATCAAAATTATCTGTAGTCTATCCTGAcaagatttgttgtttgttgaatCTATCATGTCATCCATTATCTAAGTGTCAAAACTTTCATTAATCTCAAGTTTCACGCTCGATATGTATATGCCTCAGTGTGGTATTGAAAATcttacatcgactagagataagatacatttttaatatataagtgaatagAAAACTTATCTTACAAATCGGTTTTTAgggttaaatttaaagttttcacttcaaagaaaatatttttgatgcATGTATGCATGATTTATTTTGAGGCAAAagcagaaaaaaagaagaaggtaaaTTTGAATGAACTTACAAGATTCGATTGGTCGAAGAGTGGTTCCTTTTGCCGTAGGATGGCTTGGTTGGAAAAATAGGAGAAGCATTGGTAGATCAACATAAAACCAATGAAGAGAAGTGATACTGTTGCCAAACTCACAAGAGGATTTTCCATCGTTTTTCTCATTTTGTGTCTTTATCTTTGTTCACAAAAACCAGTAATGAGAGTTATAcatatattaactatttttactatttataagtACATTTTaaagaaacataataatttACAAGAGGACAAAATTTaccacatcaata
Coding sequences:
- the LOC114165736 gene encoding uncharacterized protein At1g28695-like, which encodes MRKTMENPLVSLATVSLLFIGFMLIYQCFSYFSNQAILRQKEPLFDQSNLNKSNTEACGDTLECALAKASMGNKTVIIAVVNRAYAEQDVESDTTMLDIFLNSFWLGEGTRSLIHHILIVAVDQIAYDRCQFLKLNCFRLETDGVDFKGEKVYMSQDFVKMMWKRTQFLLEVLKHGYNFIFTDTDVVWLRDPFTMLGKNETEDLQISLDGYLGDPWLQSSPINTGFYFVRSNKKTISLYKKWYAQKDNSTGKKEQDVLSDLIKGGIINQLGLRVRFLDTLYFSSFCQDSKDIRAVITFHAACCRSITAKERDLKVLLSDWKRFKKFQHNNSSQTTKWSTHTWCTQSWGNSLKVKGN